A part of Asterias rubens chromosome 14, eAstRub1.3, whole genome shotgun sequence genomic DNA contains:
- the LOC117299106 gene encoding solute carrier family 46 member 3-like isoform X1 has protein sequence MLVQQRGSGCSHRTHIGFKVILCCIRTDFTSVAQYSPCRLTIITAASIFAMTSEGTAKPIVTKTQSTKALRLITVEPTVILICAIQGSLVALRTLYIEHRLALSYNYTLPTGSNDTCGGNHTEDPMQKRIESETALWVMYMKGISDFLPAFVAVFYGAASDFIGRKPVLIVSAVAHLTASAIFLSVCYFNLPLICLVVAEGILGICGDSVVLTSTSFAYVTDIYEGTAMTFRIFLLDLLIYVGFGGSQFGVTSILQWTNSYTIAFLVVFGAAVINFLYVAVPGIVRETIKRRPFPRGVVRDLIHKIYLLFKVNTNGRRVTLLLLMTGMVFYDLVYEAVYSVITIFGLGPPFCWSDSFVGVYGLLTNIVPALVGILAWRIFRVCVSEYWMVHIGLLSGIGMMTTTALAKTTTILAYVATAVGLFRVMPSPLLKYLATRQVDDQEQGTLFGAAALMTAFGKVLSPITLNGIYSATVTTDHPTIAFYVAAGLLVVPIILNGILQVRQPRPGYMPINNSSSDQAIDQTGPSQA, from the exons ATGCTCGTACAACAGAGGGGTTCAG GATGTAGTCATCGGACTCACATTGGGTTTAAGGTCATTCTGTGTTGCATTCGTACAGACTTCACTTCGGTTGCGCAATATTCACCCTGCAGGTTGACAATTATAACAGCTGCTTCAATATTCGCCATGACGTCAGAAGGCACAGCCAAACCGATAGTCACAAAGACACAAAGTACGAAAGCATTAAGGCTGATAACCGTTGAGCCAACTGTGATCCTAATTTGCGCCATCCAGGGTAGCCTCGTGGCGTTGAGGACGCTATACATCGAACATCGTCTGGCTCTCAGTTACAACTACACGCTGCCAACGGGTAGTAACGACACGTGCGGCGGAAACCACACCGAAGATCCCATGCAGAAGCGGATCGAGTCCGAAACCGCCTTATGGGTGATGTACATGAAAGGTATATCAGACTTCTTGCCTGCATTTGTGGCGGTATTCTACGGGGCTGCAAGTGATTTCATCGGCCGTAAACCAGTGCTGATTGTATCGGCCGTTGCCCATCTCACTGCGTCTGCGATATTCCTGAGTGTGTGCTACTTCAATCTGCCATTGATTTGTCTTGTCGTCGCTGAGGGCATACTCGGCATTTGCGGTGATTCTGTCGTCCTGACCAGTACGTCCTTCGCTTACGTAACCGATATCTACGAAGGAACAGCCATGACTTTTCGCATATTTTTGCTTGATCTACTAATCTATGTCGGTTTTGGCGGAAGCCAGTTTGGTGTGACGTCAATCCTGCAGTGGACCAATAGTTACACCATTGCCTTCCTAGTCGTATTTGGTGCCGCAGTTATCAACTTCCTTTACGTTGCAGTGCCAGGGATCGTCCGGGAGACCATTAAGAGGAGACCATTTCCTCGCGGGGTTGTTCGAGATCTCATCCACAAAATCTACCTGTTGTTCAAAGTCAACACCAATGGCAGACGGGTGACGCTTTTGTTACTTATGACTGGCATGGTGTTTTATGATCTGGTCTATGAAGCTGTCTACAGCGTGATCACAATTTTCGGACTAGGGCCGCCATTTTGTTGGAGCGATAGCTTTGTTGGTGTATATGGATTGCTGACTAACATTGTTCCGGCACTTG TGGGTATTTTGGCTTGGCGAATCTTTAGAGTGTGTGTATCTGAATATTGGATGGTGCATATTGGACTGTTGTCTGGGATTGGCATGATGACAACTACAGCGCTCGCTAAAACAACGACCATCTTGGCTTACGTTG CCACTGCCGTTGGATTGTTTCGTGTTATGCCGTCACCGCTGCTGAAGTACCTCGCAACACGGCAAGTTGACGACCAAGAGCAAG GGACACTATTTGGTGCAGCTGCCCTAATGACGGCGTTTGGGAAAGTCCTGTCCCCTATAACACTGAATGGAATCTACTCGGCCACGGTCACGACCGATCATCCAACCATAGCCTTTTACGTTGCTGCCGGATTGCTGGTCGTACCTATTATCTTAAATGG CATTTTACAAGTGCGACAGCCGAGGCCGGGGTACATGCCAATCAACAACAGCTCGAGTGACCAAGCCATAGATCAAACTGGGCCGAGTCAAGCGTAG
- the LOC117299106 gene encoding solute carrier family 46 member 3-like isoform X2 — MTSEGTAKPIVTKTQSTKALRLITVEPTVILICAIQGSLVALRTLYIEHRLALSYNYTLPTGSNDTCGGNHTEDPMQKRIESETALWVMYMKGISDFLPAFVAVFYGAASDFIGRKPVLIVSAVAHLTASAIFLSVCYFNLPLICLVVAEGILGICGDSVVLTSTSFAYVTDIYEGTAMTFRIFLLDLLIYVGFGGSQFGVTSILQWTNSYTIAFLVVFGAAVINFLYVAVPGIVRETIKRRPFPRGVVRDLIHKIYLLFKVNTNGRRVTLLLLMTGMVFYDLVYEAVYSVITIFGLGPPFCWSDSFVGVYGLLTNIVPALVGILAWRIFRVCVSEYWMVHIGLLSGIGMMTTTALAKTTTILAYVATAVGLFRVMPSPLLKYLATRQVDDQEQGTLFGAAALMTAFGKVLSPITLNGIYSATVTTDHPTIAFYVAAGLLVVPIILNGILQVRQPRPGYMPINNSSSDQAIDQTGPSQA; from the exons ATGACGTCAGAAGGCACAGCCAAACCGATAGTCACAAAGACACAAAGTACGAAAGCATTAAGGCTGATAACCGTTGAGCCAACTGTGATCCTAATTTGCGCCATCCAGGGTAGCCTCGTGGCGTTGAGGACGCTATACATCGAACATCGTCTGGCTCTCAGTTACAACTACACGCTGCCAACGGGTAGTAACGACACGTGCGGCGGAAACCACACCGAAGATCCCATGCAGAAGCGGATCGAGTCCGAAACCGCCTTATGGGTGATGTACATGAAAGGTATATCAGACTTCTTGCCTGCATTTGTGGCGGTATTCTACGGGGCTGCAAGTGATTTCATCGGCCGTAAACCAGTGCTGATTGTATCGGCCGTTGCCCATCTCACTGCGTCTGCGATATTCCTGAGTGTGTGCTACTTCAATCTGCCATTGATTTGTCTTGTCGTCGCTGAGGGCATACTCGGCATTTGCGGTGATTCTGTCGTCCTGACCAGTACGTCCTTCGCTTACGTAACCGATATCTACGAAGGAACAGCCATGACTTTTCGCATATTTTTGCTTGATCTACTAATCTATGTCGGTTTTGGCGGAAGCCAGTTTGGTGTGACGTCAATCCTGCAGTGGACCAATAGTTACACCATTGCCTTCCTAGTCGTATTTGGTGCCGCAGTTATCAACTTCCTTTACGTTGCAGTGCCAGGGATCGTCCGGGAGACCATTAAGAGGAGACCATTTCCTCGCGGGGTTGTTCGAGATCTCATCCACAAAATCTACCTGTTGTTCAAAGTCAACACCAATGGCAGACGGGTGACGCTTTTGTTACTTATGACTGGCATGGTGTTTTATGATCTGGTCTATGAAGCTGTCTACAGCGTGATCACAATTTTCGGACTAGGGCCGCCATTTTGTTGGAGCGATAGCTTTGTTGGTGTATATGGATTGCTGACTAACATTGTTCCGGCACTTG TGGGTATTTTGGCTTGGCGAATCTTTAGAGTGTGTGTATCTGAATATTGGATGGTGCATATTGGACTGTTGTCTGGGATTGGCATGATGACAACTACAGCGCTCGCTAAAACAACGACCATCTTGGCTTACGTTG CCACTGCCGTTGGATTGTTTCGTGTTATGCCGTCACCGCTGCTGAAGTACCTCGCAACACGGCAAGTTGACGACCAAGAGCAAG GGACACTATTTGGTGCAGCTGCCCTAATGACGGCGTTTGGGAAAGTCCTGTCCCCTATAACACTGAATGGAATCTACTCGGCCACGGTCACGACCGATCATCCAACCATAGCCTTTTACGTTGCTGCCGGATTGCTGGTCGTACCTATTATCTTAAATGG CATTTTACAAGTGCGACAGCCGAGGCCGGGGTACATGCCAATCAACAACAGCTCGAGTGACCAAGCCATAGATCAAACTGGGCCGAGTCAAGCGTAG
- the LOC117299107 gene encoding uncharacterized protein LOC117299107 isoform X1: MADVPELLEQWGFGDLVEVFDDNGVDNESFLLLDPETIKELIPKVGPRMKFLKKYRDYTAKPNAVDELQMENEAVAIVEIEANGAAEEENDVNDADEIVQIVQKKKLDEEDKSHESTPKRAKYLFDIEGILLNSKQGNLVERMKKDRMLLPTNRRTLVQTLVSHMIEKHGFNPPACIKETLASSLVEEYAFLKDTEGITGYEQWFVKGRKNYPAGGSLKDRLRYVRMKHFKHMRETTGTTSGTTSEKKNLSKTPVKRKELTTLVELTESQVKEAITWMKHNEEPKAMLFEYMANTCKQRYNWIKTDSPTTAEILEVYPRLLDPGIVEQDFRLAISEETNQLYAKWPSFSKQVYKYNSKVLGINWEKQLDVGEIDFGNLTEEECQELAFSVLPLLFVGRSKGMKGRCTPAESLRSFIDMKPEGTDIQNYMASIPAKERPQPFILLLGGSRFSPQQVFMVVERRAVLCSSILQAVDICMKIIYVLDLDYQPHCSAVWHMLQHMVYMLPPGSLAGVSLITFRTWLRHLPEA; the protein is encoded by the exons ATGGCAGACGTGCCGGAGTTGTTAGAGCAGTGGGGATTTGGGGATTTGGTTGAAGTTTTTGACG ATAATGGAGTTGACAATGAATCGTTCCTCCTTCTTGATCCTGAAACAATCAAAGAGCTGATACCAAAAGTAGGACCAAGGATGAAATTTCTAAAGAAATACAGAGATTACACAGCCAAGCCCAATGCAGTTGACGAATTGCAAATGGAGAATGAAGCAGTTGCCATTGTAGAAATTGAAGCCAACGGTGCAGCCGAGGAAGAGAATGACGTAAATGATGCAGATGAG ATTGTGCAGATTGTGCAGAAGAAGAAATTGGATGAAGAAGACAAAAGCCATGAGAGTACACCAAAGAGAGCAAAATATCTATTT GATATTGAAGGCATTCTTCTGAACAGCAAACAAGGTAACCTCGTGGAAAGGATGAAAAAGGATAGGATGCTTCTACCAACAAATCGGAGAACATTAGTGCAGACTCTAGTCAGCCATATGATAGAGAAACATGGTTTTAA TCCACCAGCTTGCATCAAAGAAACCTTGGCCAGCAGCCTTGTTGAGGAGTACGCCTTTCTTAAAGACACAGAAGGCATAACAGGATAC gAGCAGTGGTTTGTGAAAGGCAGAAAAAATTATCCTGCCGGTGGCAGCCTCAAAGACCGATTACGGTATGTCAGGATGAAACATTTCAAGCACATGAGAGAGACCACCGGGACCACTTCTGGGACAACTAGTGAAAAGAAGAATCTTAGCAAGACACCTGTGAAAAGGAAGGAACTAACAACCCTGGTTGAACTGACCGAGTCACAAG TTAAAGAAGCAATAACATGGATGAAACATAATGAAGAACCAAAGGCAATGTTATTTGAGTACATGGCCAACACCTGTAAACAACGTTACAACTGGATCAAGACAGATAGCCCAACTACAGCAGAGATCCTGGAGGTGTATCCTCGGCTGTTAGATCCAGGAATT GTTGAGCAAGATTTCCGACTGGCGATCTCTGAAGAGACTAACCAGCTTTATGCTAAGTGGCCTTCTTTTTCCAAACAAGTGTACAAGTACAACTCGAAGGTACTCGGGATCAATTGGGAAAAGCAGTTGGATGTAGGAGAGATCGATTTTGGCAACTTGACAGAAG AGGAGTGTCAAGAACTGGCTTTCTCAGTTTTGCCATTACTTTTTGTGGGGAGGAGCAAAGGCATGAAAGGGAGATGTACCCCTGCAGAATCCCTGCGATCGTTCATCGATATGAAACCA gaAGGTACTGACATCCAAAACTACATGGCGAGCATTCCGGCAAAGGAACGCCCACAGCCCTTCATTCTTCTTCTTGGTGGAAGCAGGTTCAGCCCTCAACAAGTCTTCATGGTAGTGGAGAGAAGGGCTGTTTTATGTTCATCAATTCTTCAAGCAGTAGACATATGCATGAAAATTATCTATGTACTCGATTTGGATTACCAGCCACACTGCAGTGCAGTGTGGCACATGCTACAACACATGGTGTATATGTTGCCACCAGGTTCCCTGGCAGGTGTCTCATTGATAACTTTCCGAACTTGGCTGAGACATTTGCCAGAGGCCTAG
- the LOC117299107 gene encoding uncharacterized protein LOC117299107 isoform X2 gives MKFLKKYRDYTAKPNAVDELQMENEAVAIVEIEANGAAEEENDVNDADEIVQIVQKKKLDEEDKSHESTPKRAKYLFDIEGILLNSKQGNLVERMKKDRMLLPTNRRTLVQTLVSHMIEKHGFNPPACIKETLASSLVEEYAFLKDTEGITGYEQWFVKGRKNYPAGGSLKDRLRYVRMKHFKHMRETTGTTSGTTSEKKNLSKTPVKRKELTTLVELTESQVKEAITWMKHNEEPKAMLFEYMANTCKQRYNWIKTDSPTTAEILEVYPRLLDPGIVEQDFRLAISEETNQLYAKWPSFSKQVYKYNSKVLGINWEKQLDVGEIDFGNLTEEECQELAFSVLPLLFVGRSKGMKGRCTPAESLRSFIDMKPEGTDIQNYMASIPAKERPQPFILLLGGSRFSPQQVFMVVERRAVLCSSILQAVDICMKIIYVLDLDYQPHCSAVWHMLQHMVYMLPPGSLAGVSLITFRTWLRHLPEA, from the exons ATGAAATTTCTAAAGAAATACAGAGATTACACAGCCAAGCCCAATGCAGTTGACGAATTGCAAATGGAGAATGAAGCAGTTGCCATTGTAGAAATTGAAGCCAACGGTGCAGCCGAGGAAGAGAATGACGTAAATGATGCAGATGAG ATTGTGCAGATTGTGCAGAAGAAGAAATTGGATGAAGAAGACAAAAGCCATGAGAGTACACCAAAGAGAGCAAAATATCTATTT GATATTGAAGGCATTCTTCTGAACAGCAAACAAGGTAACCTCGTGGAAAGGATGAAAAAGGATAGGATGCTTCTACCAACAAATCGGAGAACATTAGTGCAGACTCTAGTCAGCCATATGATAGAGAAACATGGTTTTAA TCCACCAGCTTGCATCAAAGAAACCTTGGCCAGCAGCCTTGTTGAGGAGTACGCCTTTCTTAAAGACACAGAAGGCATAACAGGATAC gAGCAGTGGTTTGTGAAAGGCAGAAAAAATTATCCTGCCGGTGGCAGCCTCAAAGACCGATTACGGTATGTCAGGATGAAACATTTCAAGCACATGAGAGAGACCACCGGGACCACTTCTGGGACAACTAGTGAAAAGAAGAATCTTAGCAAGACACCTGTGAAAAGGAAGGAACTAACAACCCTGGTTGAACTGACCGAGTCACAAG TTAAAGAAGCAATAACATGGATGAAACATAATGAAGAACCAAAGGCAATGTTATTTGAGTACATGGCCAACACCTGTAAACAACGTTACAACTGGATCAAGACAGATAGCCCAACTACAGCAGAGATCCTGGAGGTGTATCCTCGGCTGTTAGATCCAGGAATT GTTGAGCAAGATTTCCGACTGGCGATCTCTGAAGAGACTAACCAGCTTTATGCTAAGTGGCCTTCTTTTTCCAAACAAGTGTACAAGTACAACTCGAAGGTACTCGGGATCAATTGGGAAAAGCAGTTGGATGTAGGAGAGATCGATTTTGGCAACTTGACAGAAG AGGAGTGTCAAGAACTGGCTTTCTCAGTTTTGCCATTACTTTTTGTGGGGAGGAGCAAAGGCATGAAAGGGAGATGTACCCCTGCAGAATCCCTGCGATCGTTCATCGATATGAAACCA gaAGGTACTGACATCCAAAACTACATGGCGAGCATTCCGGCAAAGGAACGCCCACAGCCCTTCATTCTTCTTCTTGGTGGAAGCAGGTTCAGCCCTCAACAAGTCTTCATGGTAGTGGAGAGAAGGGCTGTTTTATGTTCATCAATTCTTCAAGCAGTAGACATATGCATGAAAATTATCTATGTACTCGATTTGGATTACCAGCCACACTGCAGTGCAGTGTGGCACATGCTACAACACATGGTGTATATGTTGCCACCAGGTTCCCTGGCAGGTGTCTCATTGATAACTTTCCGAACTTGGCTGAGACATTTGCCAGAGGCCTAG